A window of the Fuscovulum sp. genome harbors these coding sequences:
- a CDS encoding capsular biosynthesis protein: MRVSGDSRSFLFLQGPHGPFFHRLGAMLRAAGAQVHRVGFNRGDQAFWPDRATFIPFHGTPEDWPAVLDVLLDRHRITDVVLYGDTRPIHAAAVSAARARGLTLHVFEEGYLRPYWVTYERGGSNGHSRLMRLSVDDMRAALARSTSDQPDAPTSWGDMRQHIFWGAFYHWFVFAGSGSYPKFRPHRALTVWQEAKLHLRRLIAQPIHRWERIFKTAAIRQSGHPFHLVLLQLEHDASFRTHSPFRSMTEFLAVVMEGFAAGAPPHHHLVFKAHPLEDGRVPLRAEIRRLATLHGVSDRVHFIPGGKLGPLLNLARSAVTVNSTAGQQVLWRGLPLRTFGEAVYAKPEFVSSQPLPEFFAQPTRPDLRAYRDFRRYLLETSQVPGGFYSARGRRELLRHVTDMMLSGDDPYDALRLGSAAHRQQLHPAA, encoded by the coding sequence ATGCGAGTATCCGGCGACAGCCGCAGTTTCCTATTCCTCCAAGGGCCGCATGGCCCTTTCTTCCACCGGCTGGGCGCGATGCTGCGCGCCGCGGGCGCACAGGTGCACCGCGTGGGCTTCAACCGCGGGGATCAGGCCTTTTGGCCCGACCGCGCGACCTTCATCCCCTTTCACGGCACGCCGGAAGACTGGCCCGCCGTGCTTGATGTGCTGCTGGACCGGCACCGCATCACCGATGTTGTCCTCTACGGCGACACCCGGCCGATCCACGCCGCAGCGGTCAGCGCGGCCCGCGCACGCGGCCTGACGCTGCATGTATTCGAGGAAGGCTATCTTCGCCCCTACTGGGTTACCTATGAACGCGGCGGATCGAACGGCCATTCCCGTCTGATGCGGCTGTCGGTCGATGACATGCGCGCAGCACTTGCGCGCAGCACATCCGATCAGCCCGACGCCCCCACCTCATGGGGCGACATGCGCCAGCACATCTTCTGGGGCGCGTTCTATCACTGGTTCGTCTTCGCAGGCAGCGGCAGCTATCCCAAATTCCGCCCGCACCGCGCCCTGACAGTGTGGCAAGAGGCCAAGCTGCACCTGCGCCGCCTGATCGCCCAGCCCATCCACCGCTGGGAACGCATCTTCAAGACCGCCGCCATCCGCCAAAGCGGCCACCCCTTCCACCTCGTCCTGCTGCAACTGGAACATGACGCCAGTTTCCGCACCCATTCGCCCTTCCGCTCCATGACCGAATTTCTGGCCGTGGTGATGGAAGGCTTTGCCGCCGGCGCGCCACCGCACCACCATCTGGTGTTCAAGGCGCACCCGCTCGAAGATGGCCGCGTTCCCCTGCGTGCCGAAATCCGCCGTCTTGCTACCCTGCATGGCGTGTCGGATCGGGTGCATTTCATCCCCGGCGGCAAGTTGGGGCCATTGCTGAACCTTGCCCGTTCGGCGGTGACCGTGAACTCCACCGCAGGCCAGCAGGTGCTGTGGCGCGGCCTTCCGCTGCGCACCTTCGGCGAGGCAGTCTATGCCAAGCCTGAATTCGTCTCTTCTCAACCCTTGCCGGAATTCTTTGCCCAACCCACGCGCCCCGATCTGCGCGCCTATCGCGATTTCAGGCGCTATCTTCTGGAAACTTCACAGGTTCCCGGCGGCTTCTACTCGGCCCGCGGGCGACGCGAATTGCTGCGCCATGTCACCGACATGATGTTGTCTGGCGATGATCCTTATGATGCCCTGCGGCTTGGAAGCGCGGCGCATCGGCAACAGTTACACCCTGCGGCGTGA
- a CDS encoding riboflavin synthase, translated as MFTGIVTDIGEVLETERRGDLRARIGTGYDVGGIDIGASIACDGVCLTVIALGRAPRGWFDVEISAESLSKTNLDTWAPGKRINLERALKVGDELGGHIVSGHIDGIAEVVRVTPEGDSKRVTMRAPHALAGFIAPKGSVALNGTSLTVNEVEGVDFGINFIPHTQKATTWGTVAVGDRVNLEVDTMARYVARLREWGQ; from the coding sequence ATGTTCACCGGGATTGTCACCGATATCGGCGAGGTGCTGGAGACGGAACGGCGGGGCGACCTGCGCGCGCGGATCGGGACGGGGTATGATGTGGGCGGGATCGACATCGGCGCCTCTATCGCCTGTGACGGGGTCTGCCTGACGGTGATCGCGCTGGGACGTGCGCCGCGCGGTTGGTTCGATGTGGAGATCAGCGCAGAGTCGCTGTCGAAGACCAATCTGGATACCTGGGCACCCGGCAAGCGGATCAATCTGGAACGCGCGTTGAAGGTGGGGGATGAACTGGGCGGGCATATCGTTTCGGGCCATATCGACGGGATTGCCGAAGTGGTGCGCGTGACGCCCGAGGGCGATTCCAAACGGGTGACGATGCGCGCGCCCCATGCGCTGGCCGGGTTCATCGCGCCGAAAGGATCGGTGGCGCTGAACGGCACCTCGCTGACGGTGAATGAGGTCGAAGGGGTGGATTTCGGGATCAACTTCATCCCGCACACACAAAAGGCTACAACCTGGGGCACGGTGGCGGTGGGGGACCGGGTGAACCTGGAGGTGGACACGATGGCGCGTTATGTCGCGCGGCTGCGGGAATGGGGGCAATGA
- the ribB gene encoding 3,4-dihydroxy-2-butanone-4-phosphate synthase, translating to MSETKTDYSDAISSTEEIIEDARNGRMFILVDHEDRENEGDLVIPAQMCTPSAVNFMATHGRGLICLALPAARIEALGLPLMSPKNSSRHETAFTLSIEAREGVTTGISAADRARTVSVAIDPTKGAADIATPGHVFPLRARDGGVLVRAGHTEAAVDVSRLAGLNPSGVICEIMNDDGTMARLPDLVSFAQKHGLKIGTISDLIAYRRRHDNLVNEKAVKAVQSVHGGDWLMRIFADETQGAEHVVLTKGDLTGDVPVLVRVHSLNPLEDVLGVGGAGDLPAAMRLIAAEGRGVVVLLRDTAMKMVEGGEHSPQTLRQYGLGAQILSALGLSQIVLVTNSAAPRVVGLEAYGLSIAGTQPLREV from the coding sequence ATGAGCGAGACCAAGACCGACTATTCGGATGCCATCTCTTCGACCGAGGAGATCATCGAGGATGCCCGCAACGGGCGCATGTTCATTCTGGTGGACCATGAGGACCGCGAGAATGAAGGGGATCTGGTGATCCCGGCGCAGATGTGCACGCCATCGGCGGTGAATTTCATGGCCACCCATGGGCGCGGGCTGATCTGTCTGGCCCTGCCGGCAGCGCGGATCGAGGCGCTGGGGCTGCCGCTGATGAGCCCCAAGAATTCCAGCCGGCATGAGACGGCCTTTACCCTGTCGATCGAGGCGCGCGAAGGCGTGACCACGGGCATTTCGGCGGCGGATCGGGCGCGGACGGTGTCGGTCGCCATCGACCCGACCAAGGGCGCGGCAGATATTGCCACGCCGGGGCATGTGTTCCCGTTGCGGGCACGGGATGGCGGTGTTCTGGTGCGCGCGGGCCATACAGAGGCGGCGGTGGATGTGAGCCGTCTGGCCGGGTTGAACCCGTCGGGTGTGATCTGTGAGATCATGAATGACGATGGCACCATGGCGCGGCTGCCCGATCTGGTGTCTTTCGCGCAGAAGCACGGGCTGAAGATCGGCACGATCAGCGACCTGATCGCCTATCGGCGGCGGCACGACAATCTGGTGAATGAAAAGGCGGTCAAGGCCGTGCAATCGGTGCATGGCGGCGACTGGCTGATGCGCATCTTTGCCGATGAAACGCAGGGTGCCGAGCATGTGGTGCTGACCAAGGGCGACCTGACCGGCGATGTGCCGGTGCTGGTGCGGGTGCATTCGCTTAACCCGCTGGAGGATGTGCTGGGTGTGGGTGGCGCGGGCGATCTGCCCGCCGCGATGCGCCTGATCGCGGCCGAAGGGCGCGGTGTGGTGGTCCTGCTGCGCGACACGGCGATGAAGATGGTCGAAGGGGGCGAGCATTCGCCGCAGACGCTGCGCCAATACGGGCTGGGGGCGCAGATTCTGTCGGCGCTGGGCCTGTCGCAGATCGTGCTGGTCACAAATTCGGCCGCGCCGAGGGTGGTTGGGCTTGAGGCCTATGGCCTGTCCATCGCCGGGACGCAGCCCTTGCGGGAGGTATGA
- a CDS encoding 6,7-dimethyl-8-ribityllumazine synthase: MAGSETHYTLALPSFDKPVRLLIVVAPYYKDIADNLVAGARATAAACGAEVDLVEVPGALEVPTAIAMAERLAKYDGYVALGCVIRGETTHYDTVCNDSSRAISLLGLQGAAIGNGILTVENRAQAEVRADPAGQNKGGGAAAAALHLIALSRNWAGQTKGIGFRA; this comes from the coding sequence ATGGCTGGATCCGAGACGCATTACACGCTGGCATTGCCCAGTTTTGACAAGCCGGTCAGGCTGTTGATCGTGGTGGCGCCCTATTACAAGGACATCGCGGACAATCTGGTGGCGGGCGCGCGGGCGACTGCGGCGGCCTGTGGGGCCGAGGTGGACCTGGTCGAAGTGCCCGGCGCGCTGGAGGTGCCCACGGCGATTGCCATGGCAGAGCGGCTGGCGAAATATGATGGCTATGTCGCGCTGGGTTGTGTGATCCGGGGCGAGACGACGCATTACGACACGGTCTGCAACGATTCCAGCCGCGCGATCAGCCTGCTGGGGTTGCAGGGTGCGGCGATTGGCAACGGTATCCTGACGGTGGAAAATCGGGCGCAGGCCGAAGTGCGTGCCGATCCGGCGGGGCAAAACAAAGGTGGCGGCGCGGCAGCGGCGGCCTTGCATCTGATCGCGCTTTCGCGCAATTGGGCCGGCCAGACCAAGGGGATCGGATTCCGGGCATGA
- the nusB gene encoding transcription antitermination factor NusB, translating to MTAPDKKQMKSASRLFAVQALFQMESSGQTVEKIVREFESHRFGEVFDDVEMAEGDPAHFRKVVDGAVNWQAKIDQMTDRALVAKWPIDRIDPVIRALFRAAGAELVSMETPPKVVINEYVDVAKAFFPEGKESKFVNAVLDHMAREEKPAAF from the coding sequence ATGACCGCGCCTGACAAGAAGCAGATGAAATCGGCGTCACGGCTATTTGCCGTGCAGGCGCTGTTCCAGATGGAATCATCGGGACAGACCGTGGAAAAGATCGTGCGCGAGTTCGAGTCGCATCGCTTTGGCGAGGTGTTCGATGATGTGGAGATGGCCGAGGGCGACCCGGCGCATTTCCGCAAGGTCGTGGATGGTGCGGTGAACTGGCAGGCCAAGATCGACCAGATGACGGATCGCGCGCTGGTGGCGAAATGGCCCATCGACCGCATTGATCCGGTAATCCGCGCGCTGTTCCGCGCGGCTGGGGCGGAATTGGTGTCGATGGAGACGCCGCCCAAGGTGGTGATCAACGAATATGTCGATGTGGCGAAGGCCTTTTTCCCCGAGGGAAAGGAATCGAAATTCGTGAACGCCGTGCTGGACCATATGGCGCGCGAGGAAAAGCCTGCGGCCTTCTGA
- a CDS encoding LysR family transcriptional regulator, whose amino-acid sequence MDMQLLRTFLDVIDTGSFAAAADRLRVTQSAVSLRINRLEGQLGRPLFNRGKTGVTPTTAGREFRRHAAAILRSWDQARMQVGGAEGPAHSLTIGAEVSLWSRLGFRWVDGLAAHEPRIAIRSEVDGPEALMRRLAEGTLQAALTYSPAVRSGLDCEMLMEDELILVSPWEDAQLADVRGRYVLVDWGQDFLRFHEAALPELPIPDVQMALGTLILRYIATRPLAAYVPARSVRSYVDAGQLFPVEDAPSFAQEIWAVWRNDVESQLREVARTALGAAISQVQAEVADLLGDV is encoded by the coding sequence ATGGATATGCAGCTTTTGCGGACATTTCTGGATGTGATCGATACCGGTTCTTTTGCGGCGGCCGCGGATCGGCTGCGGGTGACGCAATCGGCGGTGTCGTTGCGGATCAACCGGCTGGAGGGGCAGTTGGGCCGCCCGCTGTTCAACCGTGGCAAGACCGGGGTGACACCCACCACGGCGGGGCGCGAGTTTCGGCGTCATGCGGCGGCGATCCTGCGCAGTTGGGATCAGGCGCGGATGCAGGTGGGCGGGGCCGAAGGGCCGGCGCATAGCCTGACCATCGGGGCGGAGGTGTCGCTGTGGTCGCGGCTAGGGTTTCGCTGGGTGGACGGGCTGGCTGCGCATGAGCCGCGCATCGCCATTCGCAGCGAGGTGGACGGACCCGAAGCGTTGATGCGCCGTCTGGCCGAGGGGACGTTGCAGGCGGCGCTGACCTACAGCCCGGCGGTAAGGTCTGGGCTGGATTGCGAGATGCTGATGGAGGATGAGCTGATCCTCGTCTCGCCTTGGGAGGATGCCCAATTGGCCGATGTGCGGGGGCGCTATGTTCTGGTGGATTGGGGGCAGGACTTCCTGCGCTTTCACGAGGCGGCCCTGCCGGAACTGCCCATTCCGGATGTTCAAATGGCGCTGGGGACGCTGATTCTGCGCTATATCGCGACGCGGCCACTGGCGGCCTATGTCCCGGCGCGGTCGGTCCGGAGCTATGTGGATGCGGGGCAGCTGTTCCCGGTGGAGGATGCGCCGAGTTTTGCGCAGGAAATCTGGGCCGTATGGCGGAATGATGTGGAGTCACAGCTGCGTGAGGTGGCCCGGACGGCGTTGGGTGCCGCGATTTCGCAGGTGCAGGCCGAGGTGGCCGATCTGCTGGGCGATGTCTGA
- a CDS encoding DUF481 domain-containing protein, with protein sequence MTKTATKAAGASILAMVLAMPAVAQTTITGVRDVNDRIDDINEIVDEDMERAEDAARFGSPETRQGLTGSASIGYSGKTGNNESQEFSGGVRLSYAQGNFVQTLGAALDFAEDDVGKTKEDILAVYDANYYFDQNFYGFVLARLEADGLASTAGDVRRDGFLGFGPGYRVINSPDMTWRVQAGIGVSYLEDGLRNSETETGYLAASRFYAKINDSMFMTNDTDILSSDSALRVNNDLGVNFRVTDAVSTRVSYLTEYNDNRAIRSDNKLGVSLVFGF encoded by the coding sequence ATGACCAAAACGGCGACCAAAGCGGCGGGTGCCTCGATTCTGGCGATGGTGTTGGCAATGCCTGCGGTGGCGCAGACCACGATCACCGGGGTGCGCGATGTGAATGACCGGATCGACGACATCAATGAGATCGTCGACGAGGATATGGAACGCGCCGAGGATGCGGCCCGGTTCGGTTCTCCGGAAACCCGGCAGGGCCTGACCGGCAGCGCGTCGATCGGTTATTCGGGCAAGACCGGCAATAACGAAAGCCAGGAGTTTTCGGGTGGCGTGCGCCTGTCCTATGCGCAGGGCAATTTCGTGCAAACCCTGGGCGCGGCGCTGGATTTCGCCGAGGATGACGTGGGCAAGACCAAGGAAGACATCCTCGCGGTCTATGATGCCAACTATTATTTCGACCAGAACTTCTATGGCTTTGTTCTGGCGCGGTTGGAAGCGGACGGGCTGGCCAGCACGGCGGGCGATGTGCGGCGCGACGGGTTTCTGGGATTTGGTCCGGGTTACCGGGTGATCAACTCGCCTGACATGACCTGGCGCGTGCAGGCCGGTATCGGGGTGAGCTATCTGGAGGATGGCCTGCGCAATTCGGAAACGGAAACCGGCTATCTGGCCGCGTCGCGTTTTTACGCAAAGATCAACGACAGCATGTTCATGACCAATGACACCGATATCCTTTCGTCGGATTCGGCGCTGCGGGTGAACAATGATCTGGGCGTGAACTTCCGCGTGACGGATGCCGTGTCGACCCGTGTCAGCTATCTGACCGAATACAACGACAACCGCGCGATCCGCAGCGACAACAAGCTGGGCGTGTCGCTGGTTTTCGGCTTCTGA
- a CDS encoding MmcB family DNA repair protein, with product MDREPLALLPGQRLQRGVCRGLLAMDFVTVEELVPAPGLRVDVMAVGPKGEIWVVECKSGRADYRADRKWQGYLEWCDRFFWAVDADFPVELLPEGTGLILADPYDAEILRMGPEAPMAPARRKVMMQKFARHAALRLQSLRDPGAGVVW from the coding sequence ATGGACCGCGAACCCCTTGCCCTTTTGCCCGGACAGCGCCTTCAGCGCGGGGTGTGCCGTGGTCTGTTGGCGATGGATTTCGTGACGGTCGAGGAATTGGTGCCCGCGCCGGGGCTGCGCGTGGATGTGATGGCTGTGGGGCCGAAGGGCGAAATCTGGGTGGTCGAATGCAAATCGGGCCGGGCGGATTACCGCGCCGACCGAAAGTGGCAGGGTTATCTGGAATGGTGCGACCGGTTCTTCTGGGCGGTGGATGCGGATTTCCCGGTGGAGTTGCTGCCCGAAGGCACGGGGCTGATCCTTGCCGATCCCTATGACGCCGAGATTTTGCGAATGGGGCCAGAGGCGCCGATGGCCCCGGCGCGGCGCAAGGTGATGATGCAGAAATTCGCGCGCCATGCCGCGCTGCGCCTGCAATCGCTGCGCGATCCGGGCGCGGGCGTGGTGTGGTAG
- a CDS encoding DUF6324 family protein, giving the protein MGIDKQSDIAANIQIGPTDMGMVRIYIEAEGGIELPLDFDPEEAEEIAEELRAAAEAARAIGSGPVKGKPGRR; this is encoded by the coding sequence ATGGGCATCGACAAGCAAAGCGACATCGCCGCCAATATCCAGATCGGTCCCACCGATATGGGCATGGTCCGCATCTATATCGAAGCCGAAGGCGGCATCGAGCTGCCGCTGGATTTCGATCCCGAAGAAGCCGAGGAAATCGCCGAAGAACTGCGCGCCGCAGCCGAGGCAGCCCGCGCCATCGGCTCTGGTCCAGTCAAGGGCAAGCCCGGCCGCCGCTAG